From the genome of bacterium:
GGAACACCGGCGTCACCTCCGGTACCAGACGTCGGCGAAGGTCAGCGCGAGGATTGCGCCGACCGCCGCGAGCGCCATCAGGACGAGCGCCCGCAGCAGCCGGGACTCGTAGCGCAGGTGCATGAACCAGCCGACCACGAGGCCCGCCTTGAGGCTGGCGATCGCCAGCGCGCCGAGCACGCTGTAGCGCGCGAGCAGGCCGCCCTTGGCGACGGCGACGGTGGTCGCCGTCAGCGCGACGAGCGCGGTCCAGACCGCCACGAAGGTGCGGGCCGGCAGGATGGGCACGTCGCGCTCCGGTGTCGCCATGGGCCGCCTCCCTCAGGTCACCAGGTAGAAGAGCGGGAAGAGGTAGATCCACACGACGTCGACGAAGTGCCAGAACAGGCCGGCGTTCTCGAGCAGCGCGTAGCGCCCGGGGCCGAGGCGGCCGCGCGCGGTCAGCAGGAACGCCGCGGCGATGACCCCGATGCCGATGGCGACGTGGACCGCGTGGATCCCAGTGAGCACGTAGTAGAGGCCGAAGAACAGCACCTCGCCGTGCTCGCGCCGCAGCAGCACGGGCGAGTCCGGGTAGAGGCCGCGACCGATCTTGCCGGCCCACTCGGTGGCCTTCACCGCGAGGAAGACGAGGCCGAGCAGCATCGTCGCCCCCTGGCCGAGCAGGGAGGCGCGCACCCGCCCCTGCCGCAGCGCCGCGATGGCCAGGGCCATGCAGAGGCTGCTCGTCAGCAGCACGAGCGTGTTGGCGGTGCCGATCGCCGTGCTCTCGTCGGCCGCGGCGGCGTGGAAGCCGGCGGCGTAGCGCGCGCGGAAGACGGCGTAGAGCAGGAAGGCGCCGCTGAAGAAGAGCAGCTCCGTGAGCAGGAACAGCCACATCCCGAGCTTGGCGCCGCCCTCGCCGTGCGCCTGCGCTCCCGCGCCCGCGACGGCGGTCATCGCCGCGCCCCTTCGCCGTACGCGTAGGGTCCGCGTGTCACGACCGGGATCTCCTCGAAGTTCTCCGGCGGCGGCGGCGAGGAGGTCGTCCACTCCAGCGTCGTGCCGCCCCAGGGGTCGGCCGGGGCCGGCGCGCCGCGGCGCAGCGCCCGCAGCAGGTTGCCGAGGACCACGGCGAGGCCCAGCGCGAGGATCCACGAGCCGACGGTCGCGGTCATGTGGCCCGGGAAGTAGCGCGCCGGGTAGTCGAAGTAGCGGCGCGGCATCCCCTGCAGGCCGAGCACGAACATCGTGAAGTACAGCAGGTTGAAGCCGACGAAGAGCAGGACCCAGCCGGCGCGCGCCGCCCGCTCGTCGTAGAGGCGCCCGGTGATCTTCGGGAACCAGTAGTGCAGCGCGGCGAGGAACGCCATGCCGGCGCCCCCGAACATCACGTAGTGGAAGTGCCCGACGATGAAGTACGTGGCGTGCACGTGGAGGTTCGGCGCGAGCGAGCCGATGATCAGCCCGGTGAGCCCGCCGATCGAGAAGAGGAAGATGAAGGTCAGCGCGAAGAGCATCGGCGCGTCCGTGCGGATGGACCCGCCGTGAAGGGTGGCCACCCAGTTGAAGATCTTCACGCCGCTGGGCACCGCGACGAGGAAGGTCAGCAGCGAGAAGAGCGTGCGCGAGGTGTCGCTCATCCCGCTGGTGAACATGTGGTGCCCCCAGACGAGGTAGCCGACGGCGGCGATGCACACGGCGGAGAAGGCGACCGCGCGGTAGCCGTAGACCGTGCGCCGGGCGAACGTCGGGACGATCTCCGAGACGACCCCCATCGCCGGCAGGACC
Proteins encoded in this window:
- a CDS encoding cbb3-type cytochrome c oxidase subunit I translates to MTDPLPTATAQPPRPRGFLAAWLLSTDHKRIGIMYLAALTLVLAAGAALGVLMRLSAVAPGALLNARHYNQTFTLHGVLMIFLFVIPGIPVSFGNFLLPLLIGARDVAFPRLNRLSWWLYLTGAAVILSSLFLKGGPLDTGWTFYAPYSVQTRTQVSFAVVGVFILGFSSILTGLNFVTTIHRLRAPGMGWLRMPLFPWTLYATGWVQLLATPVLAVTLVFIVLERFFGVGFFDPAKGGDPILFEHLFWIYSHPAVYIMVLPAMGVVSEIVPTFARRTVYGYRAVAFSAVCIAAVGYLVWGHHMFTSGMSDTSRTLFSLLTFLVAVPSGVKIFNWVATLHGGSIRTDAPMLFALTFIFLFSIGGLTGLIIGSLAPNLHVHATYFIVGHFHYVMFGGAGMAFLAALHYWFPKITGRLYDERAARAGWVLLFVGFNLLYFTMFVLGLQGMPRRYFDYPARYFPGHMTATVGSWILALGLAVVLGNLLRALRRGAPAPADPWGGTTLEWTTSSPPPPENFEEIPVVTRGPYAYGEGARR
- a CDS encoding cytochrome C oxidase subunit IV family protein is translated as MATPERDVPILPARTFVAVWTALVALTATTVAVAKGGLLARYSVLGALAIASLKAGLVVGWFMHLRYESRLLRALVLMALAAVGAILALTFADVWYRR
- a CDS encoding cytochrome c oxidase subunit 3; its protein translation is MTAVAGAGAQAHGEGGAKLGMWLFLLTELLFFSGAFLLYAVFRARYAAGFHAAAADESTAIGTANTLVLLTSSLCMALAIAALRQGRVRASLLGQGATMLLGLVFLAVKATEWAGKIGRGLYPDSPVLLRREHGEVLFFGLYYVLTGIHAVHVAIGIGVIAAAFLLTARGRLGPGRYALLENAGLFWHFVDVVWIYLFPLFYLVT